In Streptomyces sp. NBC_00448, the following are encoded in one genomic region:
- a CDS encoding VOC family protein: MAVQRMDNVGIVVEDLDAAVAFFVELGMELEGRAEVEGLFADQCTGLDGVRCDIAMVRTPDGHSRLELAKYRSPAVISAGPRDRPHNILGTHRVMFAVDDIEATVARLRPHGAELLGEIARFEDSYLLCYLRGPEGIIVGLAEQLR; the protein is encoded by the coding sequence ATGGCGGTTCAGCGGATGGACAACGTCGGCATCGTCGTCGAGGACCTGGACGCCGCGGTCGCGTTCTTCGTGGAGCTCGGTATGGAGCTGGAGGGGAGGGCGGAGGTCGAGGGCCTCTTCGCCGACCAGTGCACCGGACTCGACGGTGTCCGCTGCGACATCGCGATGGTGCGGACCCCGGACGGTCACAGCCGGCTCGAACTGGCGAAGTACCGCAGCCCCGCGGTGATCAGCGCCGGGCCGCGCGACCGGCCGCACAACATCCTGGGTACGCACCGCGTGATGTTCGCCGTCGACGACATCGAGGCCACCGTTGCCCGCCTGCGCCCTCACGGCGCCGAACTCCTCGGCGAGATCGCCCGGTTCGAGGACAGCTATCTGCTGTGCTACCTCCGCGGCCCGGAGGGCATCATCGTCGGACTGGCCGAGCAACTGCGCTGA
- a CDS encoding penicillin-binding transpeptidase domain-containing protein, protein MNARTNGQRHRRRKAAAAVVVAAAAVLAVAGYGAYAVVDSGHGDGGADARTPVSLARDFLTSWSAGRFGDAAGDTDSAPASEQALKGYHDGLGVRSLTFSHVLSAAGTDPARAEDTVVGYHAALTLAGGKGTWSYDGSLSVHRTGRQLAVHWQNSVLYPGLGDGQELAVGAVPPSGAVVTAADGTVLTASAQPSLAAVIQDLTGSRAQAVRGSSGTGIEIRSGGGAAPRVLKVLTPPKQVRVRTTIDARLQDAAERAVRDGHNHGKPTALVAIDPATGQIAAIADTSGTTALSGALAPGSTMKLITASALLDKGGLTPSSPATCTPTVMVNGQSFHNVDNESATGSTMTQDFAMSCNTAFIRIADNHLGMTDLKDEADDVFGLDGDWKIGVGTVDASIPDPAGSRNERAGDSIGQGRIIANPLAMASVTATIAQGAFHQPILLPGLPQKAAARPISPSTAAAVRAMMRTTARTGTAAPRMSGITGGAKTGTAEVGNSTNGWFVAYDRHLAVAAVVQGGTSGVDSAGWAVHDLLTAD, encoded by the coding sequence ATGAACGCGCGGACAAACGGCCAGCGGCACCGGCGCAGGAAGGCGGCAGCCGCCGTCGTGGTGGCCGCCGCCGCGGTGCTGGCGGTGGCGGGATACGGAGCGTACGCCGTCGTGGACTCCGGCCACGGGGACGGTGGCGCCGACGCCAGGACGCCGGTCTCCCTCGCCCGGGACTTCCTGACCTCCTGGTCCGCGGGCCGGTTCGGCGACGCGGCCGGTGACACCGACAGCGCACCGGCCTCCGAGCAGGCGCTCAAGGGCTACCACGACGGCCTGGGCGTACGGTCGTTGACGTTCAGCCACGTGCTGTCGGCCGCCGGCACCGACCCGGCCCGGGCGGAGGACACCGTGGTCGGCTACCACGCCGCACTCACCCTGGCCGGCGGCAAGGGCACCTGGTCCTACGACGGATCGCTCAGCGTGCACCGGACGGGGCGCCAACTGGCGGTGCACTGGCAGAACTCCGTGCTCTACCCGGGCCTGGGCGACGGTCAGGAACTGGCCGTCGGCGCCGTCCCGCCGAGCGGAGCCGTGGTCACCGCCGCCGACGGCACCGTACTGACCGCGTCGGCGCAGCCGTCGCTCGCCGCGGTGATCCAGGACCTCACCGGCAGCCGCGCCCAGGCCGTCCGCGGTTCGTCCGGCACCGGGATAGAGATCCGGTCGGGCGGCGGTGCCGCGCCCCGCGTCCTGAAGGTCCTCACCCCGCCGAAGCAGGTCCGGGTGCGGACCACCATCGACGCGCGCCTCCAGGACGCCGCCGAACGCGCCGTGCGGGACGGCCACAACCACGGGAAGCCCACCGCGCTGGTCGCCATCGACCCCGCCACCGGCCAGATCGCGGCGATCGCCGATACCTCCGGCACCACCGCGCTGTCCGGCGCGCTGGCACCCGGCTCCACCATGAAGTTGATCACCGCCTCGGCGCTGCTGGACAAGGGCGGCCTGACCCCGTCGAGTCCGGCGACGTGCACGCCCACGGTGATGGTCAACGGGCAGAGTTTCCACAACGTGGACAACGAGTCCGCGACGGGCTCGACGATGACCCAGGACTTCGCCATGTCCTGCAACACCGCCTTCATCCGCATAGCCGACAACCACCTCGGCATGACGGACCTGAAGGACGAGGCGGACGACGTCTTCGGCCTCGACGGCGACTGGAAGATCGGTGTGGGCACCGTGGACGCGTCCATCCCCGATCCTGCGGGTAGCCGCAACGAACGTGCCGGCGACAGCATCGGTCAGGGCCGTATCATCGCCAATCCGCTGGCCATGGCCTCCGTCACGGCGACCATCGCCCAGGGCGCCTTCCACCAGCCGATCCTGCTGCCCGGACTGCCCCAGAAGGCCGCCGCGCGACCGATCTCCCCGTCCACCGCCGCGGCGGTCCGGGCCATGATGCGCACCACCGCGCGGACCGGGACCGCGGCCCCGCGGATGTCCGGCATCACCGGCGGCGCCAAGACCGGCACGGCGGAGGTGGGGAACAGCACCAACGGCTGGTTCGTCGCCTACGACCGCCACCTCGCCGTCGCCGCCGTCGTCCAGGGCGGCACGTCCGGCGTGGACTCGGCCGGCTGGGCCGTGCACGACCTGCTGACCGCCGACTGA
- a CDS encoding MOSC and FAD-binding oxidoreductase domain-containing protein, which yields MATLTAVNVGMPKDVPWHGRTVHTGVYKQTVTGPRMVRRLNIDGDGQGDLGGHGGEQRAVLVYQLDSYRFWAKELGRDDLAPGGFGENFTVEGLPDDEVCIGDRYRVGGALFEVTQPRVTCYRVGLRMDEPRMAALLVAHHRPGFYLRVVEEGEVEAGQEIVKVSTGPEAMTVEEIDRVLYLPGHTREQVERALRIPALSPGWRSSMTALLDQSDGGGGGGGGSAGLNAAATAPPPAWPGFRPLTVTRVQPESRHVFSLYLAAADGSALPAAAPGQFLTVKVRPDSGGPPLIRSYSLSGEPGTGTYRISVKVEPHGAAGNALRAHVRVGDHVEAAAPRGTFCLADGDNPVVLLSAGVGATPLLAMLHALARERSTRRVWWLHGARDGAEHAFARESRELVAALPNARSAVYYSRPTSADRPGVDYARASRLSAETVGGLDLPADADAYLCGPAGFMRGLGAALVEGGLDESRVHTELFGADPSVTPGIKAADAVAPHQPPGPAGTGPEVTFARSGLAVPWSDARDSLLELAEACDVPVKWSCRTGVCHTCELALMAGAVDYSPDPVEPPAEGDVLICCSRPTEGIVLDL from the coding sequence GTGGCCACGTTGACAGCGGTGAACGTCGGGATGCCGAAAGACGTCCCGTGGCACGGCAGGACCGTGCACACCGGCGTCTACAAGCAGACCGTGACCGGGCCGCGGATGGTGCGGCGGCTGAACATCGACGGTGACGGCCAGGGGGATCTGGGCGGGCACGGCGGCGAGCAGCGGGCCGTCCTGGTGTACCAGCTCGACTCGTACCGCTTCTGGGCGAAGGAACTGGGCCGCGACGACCTCGCCCCCGGCGGGTTCGGCGAAAACTTCACCGTGGAAGGCCTGCCCGACGACGAGGTCTGCATCGGGGACCGCTACCGCGTCGGCGGCGCCCTGTTCGAGGTCACCCAGCCCAGGGTGACCTGCTACCGGGTGGGCCTGCGGATGGACGAGCCGCGGATGGCGGCCCTGCTGGTGGCGCACCACCGCCCCGGCTTCTACCTGCGCGTCGTCGAGGAGGGCGAGGTCGAGGCGGGCCAGGAGATCGTCAAGGTCTCCACCGGCCCGGAGGCGATGACCGTCGAGGAGATCGACCGGGTGCTCTACCTGCCGGGACACACCCGCGAGCAGGTCGAACGCGCCCTGCGCATCCCCGCGCTCAGCCCCGGCTGGCGCAGCTCCATGACGGCCCTGCTGGACCAGTCCGACGGCGGGGGCGGCGGCGGGGGCGGCAGCGCGGGCCTGAACGCCGCGGCCACCGCGCCGCCGCCCGCGTGGCCGGGCTTCCGCCCGCTGACCGTCACCCGCGTCCAGCCCGAGAGCCGCCATGTGTTCTCCCTGTACCTGGCCGCCGCAGACGGCTCCGCGCTCCCGGCCGCGGCGCCGGGCCAGTTCCTCACCGTCAAGGTCCGGCCCGACAGCGGCGGACCGCCCCTGATCCGCAGCTACTCGCTGTCCGGCGAGCCGGGCACCGGCACGTACCGGATCAGCGTGAAGGTCGAACCGCACGGCGCCGCCGGCAACGCGCTGCGCGCGCACGTGCGGGTCGGCGACCATGTGGAGGCAGCCGCGCCGCGCGGCACCTTCTGCCTGGCCGACGGGGACAACCCGGTGGTGCTGCTGTCGGCCGGTGTCGGCGCGACCCCCCTGCTGGCCATGCTGCACGCCCTCGCCCGCGAACGGTCCACCCGCCGGGTGTGGTGGCTGCACGGAGCCCGCGACGGCGCCGAGCACGCCTTCGCGCGGGAGAGCCGCGAGCTGGTCGCGGCGCTCCCGAACGCACGGTCGGCCGTCTACTACAGCCGCCCCACCAGCGCCGACCGGCCGGGCGTGGACTACGCGCGGGCGAGCCGACTCTCGGCGGAGACCGTCGGCGGTCTCGACCTGCCGGCCGATGCGGACGCGTACCTCTGCGGGCCGGCCGGCTTCATGCGCGGCCTCGGCGCCGCCCTGGTGGAGGGCGGTCTGGACGAATCCCGCGTGCACACCGAGCTCTTCGGCGCGGACCCCTCCGTCACCCCCGGGATCAAGGCCGCGGACGCGGTCGCCCCGCACCAGCCGCCCGGCCCGGCCGGCACCGGCCCCGAGGTCACCTTCGCCCGCAGCGGCCTCGCCGTCCCCTGGAGCGACGCGCGGGACTCGTTGCTGGAACTGGCCGAAGCCTGCGACGTGCCGGTCAAGTGGTCCTGCCGCACCGGCGTCTGCCACACCTGCGAACTCGCCCTGATGGCAGGCGCGGTGGACTACTCGCCCGACCCCGTGGAGCCTCCGGCCGAGGGCGACGTCCTCATCTGCTGCTCCAGGCCGACCGAGGGGATCGTCTTGGACCTGTGA
- a CDS encoding discoidin domain-containing protein, whose product MARRSCAARLGRGDDIWNFLTLMAANNVFHTSLVPSHYDDLNVFNVDASGGIPAVLHNALVFSAAGRIDLLPALPGALPTGVISGILARGRITVTRLAWDYPAGTVTARLDSAVRQSVELSVPPGVKDVTLTVDGHARPIGPLGAGVRGGLRVTLPRGATDIGVTFTPVTAAPSAHLLSYGAAATASSTRTTDGDVGPEKTVDSDSTTRWTSDYADGQWLQLDLGAVHDLTEVKLNWENATAKDFTIDVSADGHTWTTVAGVTGNSAAGWMDFPGLTISGRYVRLDLTTRATSYGFSLWDVEVYGT is encoded by the coding sequence GTGGCGCGGAGATCGTGCGCGGCCCGGCTCGGCCGCGGCGACGACATCTGGAACTTCCTGACGCTGATGGCCGCGAACAACGTCTTCCATACCAGCCTGGTCCCCTCGCACTACGACGACCTGAACGTCTTCAACGTCGATGCCAGCGGCGGTATCCCCGCGGTGCTGCACAACGCGCTGGTGTTCTCCGCGGCCGGCCGGATCGACCTGCTGCCGGCGCTGCCCGGCGCGCTGCCGACCGGCGTGATCAGCGGCATCCTCGCCCGCGGCCGGATCACCGTGACCCGGCTGGCCTGGGACTACCCGGCCGGCACCGTCACCGCCCGGCTCGACTCGGCGGTGCGGCAGTCCGTGGAGCTGTCGGTGCCGCCCGGGGTGAAGGACGTGACGCTCACCGTGGACGGCCACGCCCGGCCGATCGGCCCGCTCGGCGCCGGGGTCCGCGGAGGTCTGCGGGTCACGCTGCCCAGGGGCGCCACGGACATCGGTGTCACCTTCACCCCTGTCACGGCCGCGCCCTCCGCGCACCTGCTCTCCTACGGCGCCGCGGCCACCGCCTCCTCCACCCGCACCACCGACGGAGACGTGGGCCCGGAGAAGACCGTCGACAGCGACAGCACCACCCGCTGGACCAGCGACTACGCCGACGGCCAGTGGCTGCAACTCGACCTGGGCGCCGTCCACGACCTCACCGAGGTCAAGCTCAACTGGGAGAACGCCACCGCCAAGGACTTCACGATCGACGTCTCCGCCGACGGCCACACCTGGACCACGGTCGCCGGCGTCACCGGCAACTCCGCAGCCGGCTGGATGGACTTCCCCGGGCTCACCATCTCCGGCCGCTACGTCCGGCTCGACCTGACCACCCGCGCCACGTCGTACGGCTTCTCGCTGTGGGACGTGGAGGTCTACGGGACCTGA
- a CDS encoding class I SAM-dependent methyltransferase, with translation MPEEKNRAVPRSADGSAGDADYGVIGVDYARYRRPEPAFAAAIAAALGDARTLVNIGAGAGSYEPTDLDVTAVEPSAAMRAQRPVGSAAVLAAAAEQMPFPDAAFEAALASFTVHQWRDLRAGLREARRVATGPVVILTCDPAALRFSWLNEYAPEAIAAEAARYPEIADIRSGLGGAVTVTALPIPLACTDGFSEAYYGRPEALLDAGGRLANSAWSFVDRTVGERFERTLGADLDSGAWDARHGHLRTQPSFGGSLRLVVGRP, from the coding sequence ATGCCCGAAGAGAAGAATCGAGCGGTTCCGCGGAGCGCGGACGGCAGCGCCGGGGATGCCGACTACGGCGTCATCGGTGTCGACTACGCCCGATACCGGCGCCCTGAGCCAGCCTTCGCCGCGGCGATCGCAGCTGCCTTGGGCGACGCTAGGACGCTGGTGAACATCGGCGCCGGCGCCGGCTCCTATGAGCCCACGGACCTCGACGTCACCGCGGTCGAGCCCAGCGCCGCGATGCGCGCGCAGCGCCCTGTCGGCTCCGCTGCGGTCCTCGCCGCGGCTGCCGAGCAGATGCCGTTCCCGGACGCCGCCTTTGAAGCCGCCCTGGCCTCCTTCACCGTCCACCAGTGGCGGGACCTGCGTGCGGGCCTGCGGGAGGCGCGGCGCGTGGCGACGGGGCCGGTCGTCATCCTCACCTGTGATCCGGCGGCGTTACGGTTCTCGTGGCTGAATGAGTACGCGCCCGAGGCCATCGCCGCGGAGGCGGCGCGGTACCCGGAGATCGCCGACATCCGCTCGGGCCTCGGCGGGGCCGTCACGGTCACGGCGTTGCCGATCCCGCTCGCGTGCACCGACGGCTTCTCTGAGGCGTATTACGGTCGGCCCGAAGCGCTCCTCGACGCGGGCGGCCGCCTGGCGAACTCGGCTTGGAGCTTCGTGGATCGGACCGTCGGCGAACGGTTCGAGCGGACCCTCGGCGCCGATCTCGACAGCGGTGCGTGGGATGCCCGACACGGTCACCTGCGCACCCAGCCGTCCTTCGGTGGATCGCTGCGCCTGGTCGTGGGCCGCCCGTGA
- a CDS encoding VOC family protein → MSVGIFAGIAVRDYARALGWYQRLFGAEPAPFPNDVEAVWRLADERYVYIVEEAERASGAVSMVWVDEPRSEIARIAGRGLEPVEVEEHGGVCKWVFRDDDGNETGIGGEIPS, encoded by the coding sequence ATGTCCGTGGGCATTTTCGCCGGCATCGCGGTGCGCGACTACGCACGCGCGTTGGGCTGGTACCAGCGGTTGTTCGGCGCGGAGCCGGCCCCCTTCCCCAACGACGTCGAAGCGGTGTGGCGGCTGGCGGACGAGCGGTACGTGTACATCGTCGAGGAGGCCGAGCGGGCGAGCGGTGCGGTGAGCATGGTCTGGGTGGACGAACCCCGCTCCGAGATCGCGCGCATCGCCGGCCGGGGCCTTGAGCCGGTGGAGGTCGAGGAGCACGGCGGCGTCTGCAAGTGGGTGTTCCGCGACGACGACGGCAACGAGACGGGCATCGGCGGCGAGATCCCGTCCTGA
- a CDS encoding DUF5996 family protein has translation MGTRETHQAVPPWPQLRVEDWVDTRETLHMWVQIVGKIRLAHAPLLNHWWQVTLYPSPRGLTTSAIPCGAEFLDIEFDFVDHLLRLRSSDGGSRTIRLESMPVAEFAARVGQALQELDLPTTIQDHPNEVEPAIPFSEDYRHHTYDPHAAHLFWRQLLQADRVLGAFRARFAGKVSPVHFFWGAMDLACTRFSGRRAPRHPGGAPNCGDWVMVEGYSRELSSCGFWPGGGEEGAFYSYAYPEPAGYAESPVTPPEAFYSRQNGQFLLPYEAVRTADDPDRVLTGFLQSTYVAAAEGAGWDRAALEVDPERWAPVSG, from the coding sequence ATGGGCACCAGGGAAACCCACCAAGCCGTACCGCCCTGGCCCCAGTTGCGCGTCGAGGACTGGGTCGACACCCGAGAGACGCTCCACATGTGGGTCCAGATCGTCGGCAAGATCCGGCTGGCGCACGCACCCCTTCTCAACCACTGGTGGCAGGTGACCCTCTACCCCAGCCCGCGGGGACTGACCACCTCCGCCATTCCCTGCGGCGCCGAATTCCTCGACATCGAGTTCGACTTCGTCGACCATCTCCTGCGCCTGCGCAGCAGCGACGGGGGTTCGCGCACGATTCGCCTGGAGTCCATGCCGGTGGCGGAATTCGCCGCGCGCGTCGGCCAGGCCCTGCAGGAACTGGATCTGCCCACCACCATCCAGGACCATCCGAACGAGGTCGAGCCGGCGATTCCGTTTTCGGAGGACTACCGGCACCACACCTACGACCCGCATGCGGCGCATCTGTTCTGGCGCCAGCTCCTGCAGGCCGATCGCGTGCTGGGCGCCTTTCGCGCCCGCTTCGCCGGCAAGGTCAGCCCGGTGCACTTCTTCTGGGGGGCGATGGACTTGGCATGCACCCGTTTCTCCGGACGCCGCGCCCCCAGGCACCCGGGAGGAGCCCCGAACTGCGGGGACTGGGTCATGGTGGAGGGCTACTCGCGCGAGCTGAGCAGCTGTGGATTCTGGCCCGGCGGCGGCGAGGAGGGCGCCTTCTACTCCTATGCCTACCCCGAACCGGCCGGCTACGCCGAAAGCCCGGTCACGCCGCCGGAGGCCTTCTACAGTCGCCAGAACGGGCAGTTCCTGCTGCCGTACGAAGCCGTACGCACGGCCGACGATCCGGACCGGGTGCTCACCGGCTTCCTGCAGAGCACCTACGTGGCTGCCGCGGAAGGGGCCGGATGGGACAGGGCGGCGCTGGAGGTCGATCCGGAGCGCTGGGCCCCGGTGAGTGGTTGA
- a CDS encoding LysR family transcriptional regulator — MLTERHLEIFVALAEEEHFGAAAQRVGITQPPLSQGLRRLEALLGVRLFDRDRGVALTEEGALLLPHARTALAAMAHLRSATAREQAGSPRIRLGLAPEVPTSLVADLGAAPVRAGGKARISVVTASTTALLAQISSGRLDLAVTLHPAVLDGLAAGRIGLFRTWMLCPAGLSAPAAGRLPVAVRPRQDAPAAHDLFVDTLAGRGRRVETVVVPDERAGLALVAAGQAVLFTADRTLAAAGVEPREAPDPALPLRLRVVWDARGPAAEEVAEIAHLLTQTLVREAAA, encoded by the coding sequence ATGCTCACGGAACGGCATCTGGAGATCTTCGTCGCGCTGGCGGAGGAGGAGCACTTCGGCGCTGCCGCTCAGCGTGTCGGCATCACTCAGCCGCCCCTGTCCCAGGGACTGCGCCGGCTGGAGGCGCTGCTCGGAGTGCGGCTGTTCGACCGCGACCGCGGGGTGGCGCTGACGGAGGAGGGGGCGCTGCTGCTTCCCCATGCCCGGACGGCGCTCGCCGCGATGGCGCACCTGCGGTCGGCCACCGCTCGGGAGCAGGCCGGATCCCCCCGGATCAGGCTCGGCCTCGCGCCCGAGGTGCCGACCTCGCTGGTGGCCGACCTGGGCGCCGCCCCGGTCCGGGCCGGGGGGAAGGCGCGGATCAGCGTCGTCACCGCCTCGACCACGGCGCTGCTCGCCCAGATCTCCTCCGGCCGGCTCGACCTGGCCGTGACCTTGCACCCGGCGGTGCTGGACGGACTGGCCGCGGGCCGGATCGGGCTCTTCCGGACCTGGATGCTCTGCCCCGCGGGGCTCTCCGCACCGGCCGCCGGCCGCCTCCCGGTCGCCGTACGTCCCCGGCAGGACGCCCCCGCGGCCCACGACCTGTTCGTGGACACCCTGGCCGGCCGCGGACGGCGGGTGGAAACCGTGGTGGTGCCCGACGAACGCGCGGGGCTGGCCCTGGTGGCGGCCGGGCAGGCCGTGCTGTTCACCGCCGACCGCACCCTCGCGGCCGCCGGCGTCGAACCGCGGGAGGCCCCCGATCCGGCGCTGCCGCTACGGCTGCGGGTGGTCTGGGACGCCCGGGGCCCGGCCGCCGAGGAGGTCGCGGAGATCGCGCACCTGCTGACGCAGACCCTCGTTCGGGAGGCGGCGGCATGA
- a CDS encoding serine hydrolase, with protein MSRAGGASAVERRIRGMFADAGVRGWLHVSELDRPSQGVTIDADEPVPVGSLYKLPVMATFCRLADAGTLDPRERLTLEPSDRVPGPTGISLLRDPLSVSLRDLVVLMMTISDNTAGNAVLHRVGADAVEEVCRDLSMAATHVRGGTARDWARLVAEARAPSLDDAMTRLFDNDATLPEDVYSPVSKASSTPADMARLLRAIWTGRAASAEQCSFMREVMGRQAWRHRLASGFPYDDVTVSGKTGSFGAMRHEAGVVELADGGTYVAVVFTRAARADNRLPRADAVIGAAARAAVEELRRSVDA; from the coding sequence ATGAGCCGGGCGGGCGGTGCGAGCGCCGTGGAGCGCCGGATCCGGGGCATGTTCGCGGACGCCGGCGTCCGCGGCTGGCTGCACGTGTCGGAGCTGGACCGTCCGTCGCAGGGCGTGACCATCGACGCCGACGAACCCGTCCCGGTGGGCTCCCTGTACAAGCTGCCGGTCATGGCGACGTTCTGCCGGCTGGCGGACGCCGGCACGCTCGACCCGCGGGAGCGGCTGACGCTGGAGCCGTCCGACCGCGTACCCGGTCCGACCGGCATCTCGCTGCTGCGCGATCCGCTGTCGGTGTCGCTGCGCGACCTGGTCGTCCTCATGATGACCATCTCGGACAACACCGCGGGGAACGCAGTGCTGCACCGGGTCGGGGCCGACGCCGTCGAGGAGGTCTGCCGCGATCTGTCGATGGCCGCCACCCATGTCCGCGGCGGCACCGCGCGGGACTGGGCGCGGCTGGTCGCGGAGGCGCGGGCACCGTCGCTGGACGACGCGATGACGCGCCTGTTCGACAACGACGCGACTCTCCCCGAGGACGTCTACAGCCCGGTGTCCAAGGCGTCGAGCACCCCGGCGGACATGGCGCGGCTGCTGCGGGCAATCTGGACCGGCCGCGCGGCCTCGGCCGAACAGTGCTCCTTCATGCGCGAGGTGATGGGCCGGCAGGCGTGGCGGCACCGCCTCGCCTCCGGATTCCCCTATGACGACGTCACGGTGTCGGGGAAGACGGGGTCGTTCGGCGCGATGCGGCACGAGGCCGGCGTCGTCGAACTCGCCGACGGCGGAACGTACGTCGCGGTGGTGTTCACCCGGGCCGCGCGCGCCGACAACAGGTTGCCGCGCGCCGACGCCGTCATCGGCGCCGCCGCCCGGGCCGCGGTCGAGGAACTGCGCCGGTCCGTCGACGCGTAG
- a CDS encoding MFS transporter, with protein MTAASVLRSTAGRSLWPTAAWFWALQFAVLNPLLAVLLVALYDATPTQLGLTLGAYNIGGFIASLVIPATADRSGDYLRPLLICGICGVAMIIALAVTTALPVALLALVLLGGPPGVGSTLLFAQLRHDGASPSRVIRTRAIVSFAWVVGPPLATACTGAFGNGSALWLLAGIGVVNVATALLLLRGLHRGASEAGPQVPHPPMLAQLRGWGRWGTVSAFLVLQVTNIATVTVTTLFVTVQMHAPVLWAGFILGAAALMEIPALLIIGRLHTRMAARTLILISCVVGVAYYALAAAAQNPWQLLILQPLNAWFFATVAGVGLTVFQDVFPSPGLASGLFTNTRRIGAVLSGLLIAALAVFPDTYRAVYTAAAILVAVVLVGYAVAAYPRRANVTGADAQ; from the coding sequence GTGACGGCCGCCTCGGTGCTCAGATCGACGGCCGGCCGGTCGTTGTGGCCTACTGCTGCCTGGTTCTGGGCGTTGCAGTTCGCGGTATTGAACCCGCTGCTTGCGGTCCTGCTGGTTGCTCTCTATGACGCCACTCCGACACAGCTCGGGTTGACGCTCGGCGCGTACAACATCGGCGGGTTCATCGCGTCGCTGGTGATCCCGGCCACCGCCGACAGATCGGGCGACTATCTCCGCCCTTTGCTGATATGCGGGATCTGCGGTGTCGCGATGATCATCGCCCTCGCCGTGACGACGGCGCTGCCGGTCGCGTTGCTTGCCCTCGTGCTCCTCGGGGGTCCCCCGGGCGTTGGCTCCACGCTCCTGTTCGCTCAGCTGCGCCATGACGGGGCCTCGCCGTCACGGGTGATCCGGACCCGCGCGATCGTGTCGTTCGCGTGGGTAGTCGGCCCGCCACTCGCCACCGCGTGCACCGGAGCGTTCGGAAACGGCTCCGCGCTGTGGCTGCTCGCCGGCATCGGGGTGGTCAACGTCGCAACCGCCCTGCTGCTCCTCCGCGGCCTGCACCGCGGCGCGAGCGAAGCGGGGCCGCAGGTTCCCCATCCTCCGATGCTTGCTCAACTGCGCGGCTGGGGACGCTGGGGAACCGTCTCCGCGTTTCTCGTGCTCCAAGTGACCAACATCGCGACCGTGACGGTCACCACCCTGTTCGTCACGGTCCAGATGCACGCGCCGGTATTGTGGGCCGGCTTCATTCTCGGGGCGGCAGCTCTCATGGAGATCCCCGCGCTCCTGATCATCGGCCGACTCCACACGCGCATGGCCGCAAGAACTCTGATCCTCATCTCCTGCGTCGTGGGCGTCGCCTACTATGCTCTCGCGGCTGCCGCCCAGAACCCCTGGCAGCTCCTGATCCTGCAGCCGCTGAACGCATGGTTCTTCGCCACAGTTGCAGGCGTCGGACTGACGGTCTTCCAGGACGTCTTCCCGAGCCCGGGGCTGGCGTCCGGGCTGTTCACCAACACCCGTCGCATCGGCGCGGTTCTCTCCGGCCTGCTCATCGCCGCCCTCGCGGTCTTCCCCGACACCTACCGGGCCGTCTACACGGCCGCCGCGATCCTCGTCGCCGTCGTCCTCGTCGGCTACGCGGTAGCGGCTTACCCTCGTCGCGCGAACGTGACGGGCGCCGATGCGCAGTAG